The following coding sequences are from one Haliotis asinina isolate JCU_RB_2024 chromosome 3, JCU_Hal_asi_v2, whole genome shotgun sequence window:
- the LOC137277566 gene encoding activator of basal transcription 1-like, whose translation MASDEDHVRVSDESESESKSKAKKPKEPGIIYLSRIPMMMNVTTIRSIFSQYGEVGKIFLQPDTKGHKRGKKVRCFSEGWVEFEDKRKAKRVAANLNNQQIGGKRKSPWFEEIWNIKYLPKFKWAHLNERLAYEKAVHEQRMRTEISQVKREADFHKQNFEKSRMLKDIEQRKRKQGEEFEEQNFKFKLRDTEDEILAKKQKLGSGKKPLRLSSKAAGSSKSFLSSLFSGGGKMKDDEGE comes from the exons ATGGCTTCCGACGAGGATCACGTTCGCGTTTCTgatgaatctgaatctgaatcgAAATCGAAAGCAAAGAAACCAAAAGAACCTGGCATAATATACCTTAGTAGAATTCCAATGATGATGAACGTTACGACGATCCGAagtattttcagtcagtatggtgAAGTAGGGAAGATTTTCTTACAGCCAGACA CCAAAGGCCACAAGCGAGGGAAGAAAGTGAGATGTTTCAGTGAAGGTTGGGTGGAGTTTGAAGACAAGAGGAAGGCAAAGAGAGTGGCTGCCAACCTCAACAATCAGCAGATAGGAGGCAAAAGAAAGAGTCCATGGTTTGAAGAAATCTGGAATATTAAATATTTGCCCAAATTCAAATGGGCGCATCTCAATGAGAGACTTGCCTATGAGAAGGCAGTCCATGAACAAAGAATGAGGACAGAGATATCTCAGGTTAAACGGGAAGCTGACTTCCATAAACAGAATTTTGAAAAGAGTAGaatgttgaaagatattgagCAGAGGAAAAGAAAACAGGGAGAAGAGTTTGAGGAACAGAATTTTAAATTCAAATTGAGAGACACAGAAGATGAGATTCTGGCTAAGAAACAAAAGCTTGGAAGTGGAAAGAAGCCGCTAAGACTCAGTTCAAAAGCTGCAGGGTCAAGCAAGTCATTCCTTTCCAGTTTGTTCTCAGGTGGAGGCAAAATGAAAGATGATGAGGGTGAATAA